One segment of Leptodactylus fuscus isolate aLepFus1 chromosome 7, aLepFus1.hap2, whole genome shotgun sequence DNA contains the following:
- the CCDC197 gene encoding uncharacterized protein CCDC197, translating to MTEWEQLQPPGDPTKYLLNLDIRKRNVFVTQLEEGRDDGDEDVTQIPVIKEAAGKILDTSKNTLQNTLVLKKEVEYDRVSQELVHKREEYSERMRLLEERKEEFALRQNEYSEKALKFERFLTDSEAKRRRAIAKYQTESRQNELRQIEMGELATQLEEKRKRQKKLHEKMKTHKVYEDFLLKMVEKVPDNYLEYGVDSPVKAIIRRYETLSLTNENLVNNLTGLADEQESSQLRLEALKRQHDTIKLTMTSELSQLQLEYDQLRERNKQLEMTFNLEKSQFRNQSVEIGSLLLAVINLADQCHMKHYGPLAEVELTQKLDMIKEYILEKMQIEKLAKSPYEDLQLLSFTEERNTKVKKKTRNKEPQKKNLYK from the exons ATGACAGAGTGGGAGCAGCTACAGCCCCCCGGGGACCCCACAAAGTATCTCCTCAACCTAGACATTAGGAAGAGGAACGTCTTTGTCACCCAGCTGGAGGAGGGCAG GGATGATGGGGATGAAGATGTCACTCAGATCCCAGTCATTAAGGAG GCTGCTGGTAAGATATTGGACACCAGTAAAAACACTTTACAGAACACATTGGTTTTGAAGAAAGAGGTGGAATATGACCGAGTCAGCCAAGAGCTGGTTCATAAACGAGAGGAGTATAGTGAACGCATGCGCTTGCTTGAAGAACGGAAGGAAGAGTTTGCACTGAGACAAAATGAG TATTCCGAGAAGGCTCTAAAGTTTGAGAGGTTTCTGACGGACAGTGAAGCCAAGAGAAGACGGGCGATAGCAAAATACCAGACAGAGTCACGGCAAAATGAGCTACGGCAGATTGAGATGGGGGAGCTGGCAACACAgctagaagagaagaggaagag ACAGAAGAAACTGCATGAAAAGATGAAGACACATAAAGTCTATGAAGATTTCTTATTGAAAATGGTTGAGAAGGTCCCAGACA ATTACCTAGAATATGGTGTAGATTCCCCGGTGAAGGCCATTATCAGACGCTATGAGACCCTCTCTCTCACCAATGAGAATTTGGTGAACAATCTCACAGGTCTTGCAGATGAACAGGAGAGTTCACAACTTAGACTGGAAGCTCTGAAAAGACAGCACGACACCATCAAGCTG ACGATGACTAGTGAACTGTCTCAGCTACAGTTGGAATACGACCAACTCAGGGAGAGAAACAAACAGCTGGAAATGACCTTTAACTTGGAGAAGAGTCAGTTCCGAAACCAG AGTGTAGAAATTGGCAGCTTATTGCTGGCTGTGATTAATCTGGCCGATCAGTGTCACATGAAACATTATGGGCCGCTGGCTGAAGTGGAACTTACCCAAAAACTGGATATGATCAAG GAATATATTCTGGAAAAAATGCAAATAGAAAAATTAGCAAAATCTCCTTATGAGGACCTTCAGCTTCTGTCTTTTACGGAAGAACGTAAcacaaaagtgaagaagaagacgaggaacaAGGAGCCTCAGAAAAAAAACCTGTACAAGTGA